Proteins encoded by one window of Cloeon dipterum chromosome 4, ieCloDipt1.1, whole genome shotgun sequence:
- the LOC135941824 gene encoding trichohyalin-like isoform X1 encodes MSGSPRKPVSTRRSARSSSSLDADFKPNIAVHVVHTPVKKIMSENQAPPSPAYSTRSRLKIEEPVHMLSEKIDTIERTRRYSARRSTAGKDEDSNSEFGEDVSSQKSEPSSRSPRKSLRKASFVRGNIHKILEESSASDTSGDESTDFKMKQKVKKFIKKENSDIDDFFSAEDRSSASSNKGTEAASDFEADVKDSKRDDKKLSEEPKVLLEKMTLLEEKLETSPVKRTRISSILSESSDDLSDNCQENGHSKLNVSKTEKVSPKKALSVSEENEEEEKPRRSLRNASAPKNFGTEAMEVIEEAESSFEEAKLQVSPEKKMKESPRKVSVAKEIEVEQEVEEVEPLRPEASPTKEPVLCITEDGFESALFRDYSDLTECMERTERYYLSRSVLSPRKAKKTPEGSPKKSLEALMGCDVRQEQESPKKLSPKKKIEESPKKKIVEVNLDSSESEDEKPQRSPKKKSPEKKSPKENVKGSPRKEEKTSTTEVMEIEVEQQDEAPNPDDAEISQEQTPTKEKPSNESEDRLQSASKSLKTRPYVSPKSETVSPRKTSLEKMSVGSPIQELSITEDQNSDLIQDSADLENTTNDKEEEEALYESPKKESPKKEQKKSTEAMEEQIQDSSKPAEEKVSPVKKVSPVKVSPVKKASPKKVCSPIKKSLAEHFFNIAEESKIEGDEVEAQESEKMEVDDQDVPDREDSDEAPEEVSVKSSKQIVQEMIKDEIKAKEHIRQEKKEIQLKKQQRKLKQKANKLLEKAAEPVEEAEGTEVVAEPSQQILIDNNEVPATEGVDKKKKKKKKKKIAPAGDEVQKERKLSAAEVYAKEASEVVAEAKKKKKKPAGEEVQKERKLSAAEVYAKEASEVVAEAKKKKKPAGEEAREERKLSAAEVYAKEASKVVVEAKKKKPAGEEVQKERKLSAAEVYAKEDSEVNIEMKKKKKRRKQKKKVVVQPVENEKTEAEEKKKVVVQPLDNENTKEKEEDKKETADADKVAKKKRKRIRWRDRSAMKLAREAAKQKEESNPVETEESSTPTKNADEKEVENNVKKAKKRKRKSRKLTNENTEQEEAPAAIMENGHSAEAPKKKKSKITKAVEMIQEEEVDTNEPPAKKKKKKSKKVEQDEAVEDENVAPAEVETTDVSKKETLKARKNKKLREKHKAAKKKGLGEKKSAKAQNRGENDDETGDFTETGIQMLPTSVLEKLDDVPEAAEKKNKKIRRGLKKRELEDEAKPEKRKKVKLTDDYIPLDVNGTTDFGLVPLEDTMKRGFVSSKEARKWIKALSIGKVNKVSIKKIKKIEVKLKASGVAVPKGFKGDQQFS; translated from the exons ATGAGTGGAAGCCCCAGAAAACCAGTGTCGACACGACGATCGGCAAGAAGTTCAAGCAGTCTTGATGCTGATTTCAAGC CAAACATAGCTGTTCACGTGGTTCATACTCcagtaaagaaaataatgtcagAAAACCAGGCACCTCCCAGTCCTGCTTACTCCACCAGGTCCAGGTTGAAAATAGAAGAACCTGTCCACATGCTGTCCGAAAAGATAGACACAATTGAACGGACGAGGCGGTACTCTGCGAGAAGGTCCACAGCTGGAAAG GACGAGGATTCAAACTCTGAATTTGGTGAAGATGTCTCTTCTCAGAAGTCCGAG CCATCATCACGAAGCCCGAGGAAATCCCTCAGAAAGGCATCTTTTGTTCGtggaaatattcataaaattttagaagaGTCGAGTGCTTCAGATACCAGTGGAGATGAATCCACAGATTTCAAGATGAAGCAAAAGGtgaag aaatttatcaaaaaggAGAACTCAGACATTGATGACTTCTTTTCGGCTGAG GATAGATCAAGTGCTTCCAGCAACAAAGGCACTGAG GCCGCCTCTGATTTTGAGGCAGATGTCAAAGACAGCAAGAGGGATGACAAAAAGCTGTCAGAGGAACCAAAAGTTTTGCTAGAGAAAATGACG CTGTTGGAGGAAAAGTTGGAAACCTCTCCAGTGAAGCGAACGAGGATATCTTCCATCTTATCTGAAAGTTCAGATGACCTGTCAGACAACTGCCAAGAAAATGGACACAGCAAATTGAATGTGTCTAAAACAGAGAAGGTATCTCCCAAGAAAGCGTTATCAGTGAGTGAGGAGAATGAGGAGGAAGAGAAACCTAGGAGGTCTCTGAGGAATGCGTCTGCACCCAAAAATTTTGGGACTGAAGCAATGGAAGTGATTGAGGAAGCTGAATCAAGTTTTGAAGAAGCAAAACTCCAGGTATCTCCTGAGAAAAAGATGAAGGAGAGTCCCAGAAAGGTGTCTGTagcaaaagaaattgaagTGGAACAAGAAGTCGAGGAGGTAGAACCTCTGCGGCCTGAGGCGAGCCCCACAAAAGAGCCGGTTTTGTGTATTACTGAAGATGGATTTGAGTCAGCGCTATTTCGAGATTACTCAGATTTGACCGAATGCATGGAGAGAACTGAACGTTATTATTTGTCTCGAAGTGTGTTATCGCCCAGGAAGGCCAAGAAAACTCCTGAGGGGAGCCCTAAAAAATCTCTAGAAGCGTTGATGGGTTGTGACGTAAGGCAGGAGCAAGAAAGCCCTAAAAAGCTGTCCCCTAAGAAAAAGATTGAAGAGAGTCCTAAAAAGAAGATAGTGGAGGTGAATTTGGATTCTTCAGAGTCTGAGGATGAAAAGCCTCAGCGCTCTCCAAAGAAGAAATCCCCTGAGAAGAAGTCTCCCAAGGAAAATGTCAAGGGAAGTCCCAGAAAAGAGGAGAAGACGTCAACTACAGAGGTCATGGAAATTGAAGTGGAGCAGCAGGATGAGGCTCCAAATCCTGATGACGCTGAAATTTCTCAGGAACAAACTCCTACGAAAGAGAAACCTTCAAATGAGTCAGAAGATCGACTCCAAAGCGCCAGTAAGAGTCTAAAAACTAGACCCTATGTGAGTCCGAAATCAGAAACAGTCTCTCCGAGGAAGACATCTCTGGAGAAAATGTCTGTGGGGAGCCCAATTCAGGAGCTGTCCATCACAGAAGATCAGAACTCGGATCTAATTCAAGATTCGGCGGATTTGGAGAACACAACAAATgacaaagaagaagaagaagctcTTTACGAGTCTCCTAAAAAGGAAAGTCCTAAGAAGGAGCAGAAAAAGTCGACAGAGGCAATGGAAGAGCAGATCCAGGATTCCTCAAAGCCAGCAGAGGAGAAGGTGTCTCCTGTGAAGAAGGTTTCTCCTGTGAAGGTGTCTCCCGTGAAGAAGGCGTCTCCAAAGAAAGTCTGTAGCCCGATAAAGAAGTCTCTGGCAGAACACTTCTTCAACATAGCTGAAGAATCTAAAATTGAGGGTGACGAAGTCGAGGCTCAAGAGTCTGAGAAGATGGAAGTTGATGACCAAGATGTGCCTGACCGTGAAGACTCGGACGAGGCTCCTGAAGAGGTCAGCGTCAAGTCGTCAAAACAAATCGTGCAGGAGATGATCAAGGACGAAATCAAGGCAAAAGAACACATCCGCCAGGAGAAGAAGGAAATTCAGctgaaaaagcagcaaaggAAGCTGAAACAGAAGGCCAATAAGCTATTGGAAAAAGCTGCTGAACCTGTAGAGGAAGCTGAAGGTACCGAAGTGGTGGCAGAACCCTCACAACAAATCCTCATCGACAATAATGAGGTGCCTGCGACAGAGGGGGTGgacaagaagaagaaaaagaaaaagaagaagaaaattgcgCCTGCTGGAGATGAAGTTCAGAAGGAGAGAAAACTGTCTGCTGCTGAGGTGTATGCCAAAGAGGCTTCAGAGGTGGTTGCTGAggcgaagaagaagaaaaagaaaccTGCTGGAGAAGAAGTGCAGAAGGAGAGAAAACTGTCTGCTGCTGAGGTGTATGCCAAAGAGGCTTCAGAGGTGGTTGCTGAggcgaagaagaagaagaaaccTGCTGGAGAAGAAGCGCGGGAGGAGAGAAAACTGTCTGCTGCTGAGGTGTACGCCAAAGAGGCTTCAAAGGTGGTTGTTGAggcgaagaagaagaaaccTGCTGGAGAAGAAGTGCAGAAGGAGAGAAAACTGTCTGCTGCTGAGGTGTATGCCAAAGAGGATTCAGAGGTGAATATTGagatgaagaagaagaagaaacgGAGGAAGCAGAAGAAGAAGGTCGTCGTCCAGCCtgtggaaaatgaaaagacgGAGGcggaagagaaaaagaaagtcGTCGTGCAGCCTTTGGACAATGAAAACACCAAGGAGAAGGAGGAGGACAAGAAAGAAACAGCGGATGCAGACAAAGTGGCCaaaaagaagaggaaaagGATAAGATGGAGAGACAGGTCTGCAATGAAATTAGCGAGGGAAGCTGCCAAGCAAAAAGAAGAATCCAATCCGGTTGAAACCGAGGAATCTTCCACTCCAACTAAGAATGCAGATGAGAAAGAGGTAGAAAACAACGTCAAGAAGGCCAAAAAGAGGAAGAGGAAGTCGAGGAAATTGACGAATGAAAACACGGAGCAGGAAGAGGCACCAGCTGCTATCATGGAAAATGGACACAGCGCTGAAGCCCCTAAAAAGAAGAAGAGCAAAATAACTAAAGCAGTTGAGATGATCCAGGAGGAAGAAGTGGACACAAATGAGCCTCCTGctaagaagaagaaaaagaaaagtaaaaaagtggAGCAAGATGAAGCTGTTGAAGATGAAAATGTGGCACCTGCTGAAGTAGAAACAACTGATGTCTCTAAGAAGGAGACGCTCAAAGCGCGGAAGAACAAGAAATTGAGAGAAAAGCACAAGGCGGCTAAGAAGAAGGGTTTGGGAGAGAAGAAATCCGCAAAAGCACAAAACCGAGGCGAAAATGATGACGAAACTGGAG ATTTTACCGAGACAGGCATTCAAATGCTGCCCACAAGTGTCCTTGAGAAGCTGGATGATGTCCCTGAAGCTGCTGAGAAGAAGAATAAGAAGATCAGGAGAGGGCTCAAAAAGAGAGAGCTCGAGGATGAAGCCAAACCAGAGAAGAGGAAAA AGGTGAAACTTACTGATGACTATATTCCACTGGACGTGAATGGAACGACCGACTTTGGGTTGGTTCCTCTGGAAGACACAATGAAAAGAGGCTTTGTCTCTTCTAAAGAGGCAAGGAAGTGGATAAAAGCACTCAGCATTGGGAAGGTCAACAAAGTTAGTA tcaagaaaataaaaaagatcgAAGTGAAGCTGAAGGCCTCAGGGGTGGCTGTCCCGAAAGGCTTCAAAGGCGACCAGCAGTTTTCTTGA
- the LOC135941824 gene encoding trichohyalin-like isoform X2, whose translation MSGSPRKPVSTRRSARSSSSLDADFKPNIAVHVVHTPVKKIMSENQAPPSPAYSTRSRLKIEEPVHMLSEKIDTIERTRRYSARRSTAGKDEDSNSEFGEDVSSQKSEPSSRSPRKSLRKASFVRGNIHKILEESSASDTSGDESTDFKMKQKKFIKKENSDIDDFFSAEDRSSASSNKGTEAASDFEADVKDSKRDDKKLSEEPKVLLEKMTLLEEKLETSPVKRTRISSILSESSDDLSDNCQENGHSKLNVSKTEKVSPKKALSVSEENEEEEKPRRSLRNASAPKNFGTEAMEVIEEAESSFEEAKLQVSPEKKMKESPRKVSVAKEIEVEQEVEEVEPLRPEASPTKEPVLCITEDGFESALFRDYSDLTECMERTERYYLSRSVLSPRKAKKTPEGSPKKSLEALMGCDVRQEQESPKKLSPKKKIEESPKKKIVEVNLDSSESEDEKPQRSPKKKSPEKKSPKENVKGSPRKEEKTSTTEVMEIEVEQQDEAPNPDDAEISQEQTPTKEKPSNESEDRLQSASKSLKTRPYVSPKSETVSPRKTSLEKMSVGSPIQELSITEDQNSDLIQDSADLENTTNDKEEEEALYESPKKESPKKEQKKSTEAMEEQIQDSSKPAEEKVSPVKKVSPVKVSPVKKASPKKVCSPIKKSLAEHFFNIAEESKIEGDEVEAQESEKMEVDDQDVPDREDSDEAPEEVSVKSSKQIVQEMIKDEIKAKEHIRQEKKEIQLKKQQRKLKQKANKLLEKAAEPVEEAEGTEVVAEPSQQILIDNNEVPATEGVDKKKKKKKKKKIAPAGDEVQKERKLSAAEVYAKEASEVVAEAKKKKKKPAGEEVQKERKLSAAEVYAKEASEVVAEAKKKKKPAGEEAREERKLSAAEVYAKEASKVVVEAKKKKPAGEEVQKERKLSAAEVYAKEDSEVNIEMKKKKKRRKQKKKVVVQPVENEKTEAEEKKKVVVQPLDNENTKEKEEDKKETADADKVAKKKRKRIRWRDRSAMKLAREAAKQKEESNPVETEESSTPTKNADEKEVENNVKKAKKRKRKSRKLTNENTEQEEAPAAIMENGHSAEAPKKKKSKITKAVEMIQEEEVDTNEPPAKKKKKKSKKVEQDEAVEDENVAPAEVETTDVSKKETLKARKNKKLREKHKAAKKKGLGEKKSAKAQNRGENDDETGDFTETGIQMLPTSVLEKLDDVPEAAEKKNKKIRRGLKKRELEDEAKPEKRKKVKLTDDYIPLDVNGTTDFGLVPLEDTMKRGFVSSKEARKWIKALSIGKVNKVSIKKIKKIEVKLKASGVAVPKGFKGDQQFS comes from the exons ATGAGTGGAAGCCCCAGAAAACCAGTGTCGACACGACGATCGGCAAGAAGTTCAAGCAGTCTTGATGCTGATTTCAAGC CAAACATAGCTGTTCACGTGGTTCATACTCcagtaaagaaaataatgtcagAAAACCAGGCACCTCCCAGTCCTGCTTACTCCACCAGGTCCAGGTTGAAAATAGAAGAACCTGTCCACATGCTGTCCGAAAAGATAGACACAATTGAACGGACGAGGCGGTACTCTGCGAGAAGGTCCACAGCTGGAAAG GACGAGGATTCAAACTCTGAATTTGGTGAAGATGTCTCTTCTCAGAAGTCCGAG CCATCATCACGAAGCCCGAGGAAATCCCTCAGAAAGGCATCTTTTGTTCGtggaaatattcataaaattttagaagaGTCGAGTGCTTCAGATACCAGTGGAGATGAATCCACAGATTTCAAGATGAAGCAAAAG aaatttatcaaaaaggAGAACTCAGACATTGATGACTTCTTTTCGGCTGAG GATAGATCAAGTGCTTCCAGCAACAAAGGCACTGAG GCCGCCTCTGATTTTGAGGCAGATGTCAAAGACAGCAAGAGGGATGACAAAAAGCTGTCAGAGGAACCAAAAGTTTTGCTAGAGAAAATGACG CTGTTGGAGGAAAAGTTGGAAACCTCTCCAGTGAAGCGAACGAGGATATCTTCCATCTTATCTGAAAGTTCAGATGACCTGTCAGACAACTGCCAAGAAAATGGACACAGCAAATTGAATGTGTCTAAAACAGAGAAGGTATCTCCCAAGAAAGCGTTATCAGTGAGTGAGGAGAATGAGGAGGAAGAGAAACCTAGGAGGTCTCTGAGGAATGCGTCTGCACCCAAAAATTTTGGGACTGAAGCAATGGAAGTGATTGAGGAAGCTGAATCAAGTTTTGAAGAAGCAAAACTCCAGGTATCTCCTGAGAAAAAGATGAAGGAGAGTCCCAGAAAGGTGTCTGTagcaaaagaaattgaagTGGAACAAGAAGTCGAGGAGGTAGAACCTCTGCGGCCTGAGGCGAGCCCCACAAAAGAGCCGGTTTTGTGTATTACTGAAGATGGATTTGAGTCAGCGCTATTTCGAGATTACTCAGATTTGACCGAATGCATGGAGAGAACTGAACGTTATTATTTGTCTCGAAGTGTGTTATCGCCCAGGAAGGCCAAGAAAACTCCTGAGGGGAGCCCTAAAAAATCTCTAGAAGCGTTGATGGGTTGTGACGTAAGGCAGGAGCAAGAAAGCCCTAAAAAGCTGTCCCCTAAGAAAAAGATTGAAGAGAGTCCTAAAAAGAAGATAGTGGAGGTGAATTTGGATTCTTCAGAGTCTGAGGATGAAAAGCCTCAGCGCTCTCCAAAGAAGAAATCCCCTGAGAAGAAGTCTCCCAAGGAAAATGTCAAGGGAAGTCCCAGAAAAGAGGAGAAGACGTCAACTACAGAGGTCATGGAAATTGAAGTGGAGCAGCAGGATGAGGCTCCAAATCCTGATGACGCTGAAATTTCTCAGGAACAAACTCCTACGAAAGAGAAACCTTCAAATGAGTCAGAAGATCGACTCCAAAGCGCCAGTAAGAGTCTAAAAACTAGACCCTATGTGAGTCCGAAATCAGAAACAGTCTCTCCGAGGAAGACATCTCTGGAGAAAATGTCTGTGGGGAGCCCAATTCAGGAGCTGTCCATCACAGAAGATCAGAACTCGGATCTAATTCAAGATTCGGCGGATTTGGAGAACACAACAAATgacaaagaagaagaagaagctcTTTACGAGTCTCCTAAAAAGGAAAGTCCTAAGAAGGAGCAGAAAAAGTCGACAGAGGCAATGGAAGAGCAGATCCAGGATTCCTCAAAGCCAGCAGAGGAGAAGGTGTCTCCTGTGAAGAAGGTTTCTCCTGTGAAGGTGTCTCCCGTGAAGAAGGCGTCTCCAAAGAAAGTCTGTAGCCCGATAAAGAAGTCTCTGGCAGAACACTTCTTCAACATAGCTGAAGAATCTAAAATTGAGGGTGACGAAGTCGAGGCTCAAGAGTCTGAGAAGATGGAAGTTGATGACCAAGATGTGCCTGACCGTGAAGACTCGGACGAGGCTCCTGAAGAGGTCAGCGTCAAGTCGTCAAAACAAATCGTGCAGGAGATGATCAAGGACGAAATCAAGGCAAAAGAACACATCCGCCAGGAGAAGAAGGAAATTCAGctgaaaaagcagcaaaggAAGCTGAAACAGAAGGCCAATAAGCTATTGGAAAAAGCTGCTGAACCTGTAGAGGAAGCTGAAGGTACCGAAGTGGTGGCAGAACCCTCACAACAAATCCTCATCGACAATAATGAGGTGCCTGCGACAGAGGGGGTGgacaagaagaagaaaaagaaaaagaagaagaaaattgcgCCTGCTGGAGATGAAGTTCAGAAGGAGAGAAAACTGTCTGCTGCTGAGGTGTATGCCAAAGAGGCTTCAGAGGTGGTTGCTGAggcgaagaagaagaaaaagaaaccTGCTGGAGAAGAAGTGCAGAAGGAGAGAAAACTGTCTGCTGCTGAGGTGTATGCCAAAGAGGCTTCAGAGGTGGTTGCTGAggcgaagaagaagaagaaaccTGCTGGAGAAGAAGCGCGGGAGGAGAGAAAACTGTCTGCTGCTGAGGTGTACGCCAAAGAGGCTTCAAAGGTGGTTGTTGAggcgaagaagaagaaaccTGCTGGAGAAGAAGTGCAGAAGGAGAGAAAACTGTCTGCTGCTGAGGTGTATGCCAAAGAGGATTCAGAGGTGAATATTGagatgaagaagaagaagaaacgGAGGAAGCAGAAGAAGAAGGTCGTCGTCCAGCCtgtggaaaatgaaaagacgGAGGcggaagagaaaaagaaagtcGTCGTGCAGCCTTTGGACAATGAAAACACCAAGGAGAAGGAGGAGGACAAGAAAGAAACAGCGGATGCAGACAAAGTGGCCaaaaagaagaggaaaagGATAAGATGGAGAGACAGGTCTGCAATGAAATTAGCGAGGGAAGCTGCCAAGCAAAAAGAAGAATCCAATCCGGTTGAAACCGAGGAATCTTCCACTCCAACTAAGAATGCAGATGAGAAAGAGGTAGAAAACAACGTCAAGAAGGCCAAAAAGAGGAAGAGGAAGTCGAGGAAATTGACGAATGAAAACACGGAGCAGGAAGAGGCACCAGCTGCTATCATGGAAAATGGACACAGCGCTGAAGCCCCTAAAAAGAAGAAGAGCAAAATAACTAAAGCAGTTGAGATGATCCAGGAGGAAGAAGTGGACACAAATGAGCCTCCTGctaagaagaagaaaaagaaaagtaaaaaagtggAGCAAGATGAAGCTGTTGAAGATGAAAATGTGGCACCTGCTGAAGTAGAAACAACTGATGTCTCTAAGAAGGAGACGCTCAAAGCGCGGAAGAACAAGAAATTGAGAGAAAAGCACAAGGCGGCTAAGAAGAAGGGTTTGGGAGAGAAGAAATCCGCAAAAGCACAAAACCGAGGCGAAAATGATGACGAAACTGGAG ATTTTACCGAGACAGGCATTCAAATGCTGCCCACAAGTGTCCTTGAGAAGCTGGATGATGTCCCTGAAGCTGCTGAGAAGAAGAATAAGAAGATCAGGAGAGGGCTCAAAAAGAGAGAGCTCGAGGATGAAGCCAAACCAGAGAAGAGGAAAA AGGTGAAACTTACTGATGACTATATTCCACTGGACGTGAATGGAACGACCGACTTTGGGTTGGTTCCTCTGGAAGACACAATGAAAAGAGGCTTTGTCTCTTCTAAAGAGGCAAGGAAGTGGATAAAAGCACTCAGCATTGGGAAGGTCAACAAAGTTAGTA tcaagaaaataaaaaagatcgAAGTGAAGCTGAAGGCCTCAGGGGTGGCTGTCCCGAAAGGCTTCAAAGGCGACCAGCAGTTTTCTTGA